The genomic DNA ATTGTGGTATAGCAGCAGAACATCAAATAGCAGTCAAGATAAAAATGATCCAATTCAGCACTTGTCCTTTGTTGTGTATCCTGGAATGTACCACTTAACTTCTTAGGCCTTTGATCTTCTTACAAATAAAAGAATTGCCGAAAATAATCTAGAAGCTTCATTCTAGTTCTAAATTATATCTGAGTTTAGGATACAATGCATATCCTTTGCCTTTTCTGATATTGATAGGTCTACATGCTGTACATACAAGATATGTCAAATAAGTGAATTTATAGAATAAGGACTTAAATTTCTATGATCTTAGGAAGAGTATGAAAATGAAGAATACTGATTTTGCATACCTACATGAAAAAGATAGGCATCTAGGCATTAGGTCAAAGAAATGAAAGCCTGGAAGATGATGACTTTTAATTTAGACTGGGCTTATTTATGTTGTGGCCTAGAGATGacaataaaacctttattttaatcattcttaTTGTTAAGTCTATGTAAAAGCTGAGGTTAGGATCTAGATTCTTGAAAGtgataattaattaataataatgaggataaactcaaagagaatgaaaaggtgGAAGCTTTtagtaaagaaaagtaaaaaaatggaaaacagatgcTGCTTCTCAAGCACTCGTTAATGTGAAATGTGATAAACAATAATGAACAAGTTTTTTCTTAAGAAACAAGTACCACACAAGAAATGCATTAATTTACATGAGTGTGCTAGCATTTAGGATCATGGGGCTTTCAATTAAGGAAGCATAAAACAATGGAATGCTTTGAGGGTAATGAGAAATCTAAAGGTGAAAAAAGAGATctcattacttattttcttttattctaacattaaaaatggaaaaacatttttaaatattatttttcatctaaaGCTTACAGTTAGCTATTTCAAACTTAACAGGGACCAGAGAAATTGCATTTCAGATCACAGTGaagttataaaaaaattaaaaagacctaTGATAGATTTTTACCTAACATAAAAAGGAATTTGAAGACTATTCTAAAGTTGAAGAATCACGTAGTAAATTGTCACTTGATAAAATCAAAGACACCATGCAGAATAGTATTGAATTTACGGATgatattctgcaaatatttattaatagacCAGTAGACATTTCAGTAATATCTGAGATGACAAACCTAACTAAAGCGAATAGGAATTTACCTCAGTGTATCTCTCCTTAATAATAATCagaaatgttatatataacaaaataaattcaaatgtgtGAACTCTTTCACCCCACATATTGTCTACTTAGTAAACTATCAAGTAAattcttatttgaaaaacaaagctCAGAGAGTTCTTACTGACTCATGCTGTCACAGTCTCAGCCTATCCTAGGCAAATGTGAAGTTATTTTCTACGAGAAATGTCAATGAAAGGTTTTCTAAGCAAATGCCTTTCTGATGTATCAAAGGCAACATGTTCTCTTCACATGGTGTCATAAATCTAATTAACTGTAACTCCTGTAAAAAATTTGAAACcatttggagaaaaaggaaatttcaaaactataaaaataaggCAAAACAGAGAAGTTTCTCCCTATTTAGTACCATTAATTCAGCTGAATTGCAGTGGTCTTCTACCTGCTTTCTCTGCTCCTACCCTGGTCTCCCTATAGTGTTGTCTGACAAGgagtgaacttttttttctttgagatggagtattgctcttgttgcccaggctggagagcaacttccgcctcctgagttcaagccattctactgcctcagtcttccgagtagctgggattacaagcatgtgccaccacacccagctaatttttttgtatttttattagagatggggtttctccatgttggtcaggctggtctcgaactcctgacctcaggtgatccacccgcttcggcctcccaaattgctaggattacaggggtgagccaccatatccggccAAGAGtgaactttaaaaagttatcatattggccaggcatggtggcgcacacctgtaatcccagaactttgggaggccaaggtgggcagatcacaaggtcagaagtttgagaccagcctggctaacatgttgaaaccctgtctctactaaaaatacaaaaattagctgagtgtggtggcacgtgcctgtagtcccagctacttgggaggctgaggcagaagaatcacttgaactcaagaggcagaggttgtaatgagccaagattgcaccactgtactccagcacgggtgacagagcgagactctgccaaaaaaaaaaaaaaattgtatcaccATCTTCAAAACTCAGAGGCTTCTGGTTTCACTTACAAGGCCCTTAATTAGCCCCATaacctctctttcctcctcaacTTAGCTCCAGTCACATACTGGTTTCACTGTTACTTGAATACACAGACATTGTTCTCAGAACTTTTTACTTATTCTTCCTCTGTTTATATGCTCTTTCCCCAGTATCATCATGACACAATTTTGTCTTCCTTCAAGGCTTTGCAAAACTAAAAACAACCACAAAGAAAGCTTTATATCCTCTTCCGAAcacattttcttcccatttccttgttttgtttgtctGCATTGTATATATCAAAGGCTGacgttttatgcatttttaaaatttattctgtctaccacccactagaatataagcttccTGTGGGCAGGGACTTTATCAGTTTGGATAGTACTGCTTTCCTAGCCCCTAGAATTGTGTGTGGTACATGATAGATATTCTGTAAATGTTCATTGAAGGAAAGAATAAGGTTAGATAATACCTAATGGTAATAAATACggcaataaatattaactttctGCTGGACCTTCTGCTCTTAATGTAATGACTTGTCAATTGAACCAATCTTTGGCACATTCAATATAACTAGAGTATATATCTTAAAAGTTTGTTGTGAGCTGCAAAGTATGCaggtctgtatttttttcttcctaaacatAAACTCAATTATCAATATATGTGCTTTTGAGAAGGCAGCCTAGACAGTCAGGTCTAGAGATGATGCTAGAGAAGCTGGATTTGAggactttgttttatttcttcttagaaGTGTTCAGTTGGACAAGTCAACTGGGTTTTCTGagtcttaatttcctcatttcttaAATCAGATCAATAGAAATAATTACTTTCTGGCTTACCTCATAGGATCATTGTGAAATTCAAGTAACCTAagcatttaaatatattgtataaatGGACTAAGTGTTTCTGATGTTTGCAAGTATAAgggaaaatacacatataaaataagaaaagaattaatTCTCTCTGATGCAAACAGGGAAACaggtttctctcttcttcctttttgaaaGCACATTTACTATATAAAACTTGTAATTATAACACTTTTTTCTGCCTGTTTGAAATGTACTTACAATTTTTCAAAAGCTAAATATACCTCTTGCCAATTTTAAAtccaaaaatgttttctcaagGACCTGAGAGCCATCTCTTTGATAGGTTATCATTAAGGAATATAGCACTCCTATCTCCCAGTTTTTATGGAAAGGTAGAAACCTAACTTTGGCTCAGGTCTGGTTCTAAATTACAAAGCTAACTTCTGTCATAAAGATTTGAGGAATTCATATTTCCTTAAGATAAAGACAATTAGAAACACCAATGGTCAATATAACTTCTAGGTGAATTTAAGATGAACTATGTGTGACAAAGAATACTGTTAAGTCTTCTTACTTGAGGACTAGTTATCACTTATCTTGAGAATAATAGGCATCTCCTTGGCCCTATAAAAGGATaaactttctttctgtttttacagTCTAAAGAGATTGCCCATGATATGCATCAGATTCTGGTTTtatgctaaaataataataaaactggttttttttcacttataactctgtggataagttttttgactTGGcaggagattttgtttttaattatattctcCCAACACAGGTAAATGAAATGTACATTAATAACAGAACAAGGACTTCTGGTTTCTACTTGGGAAGTAGAGAACTAGAAAAAGCATTAATCCTCACTcttacaataacaacaaaaactaaacaaactaTAAGTTTATAATCTTCTTTGGATCCATAAGTGAGCTTCAGTCACAGGTCAACCAACTAGCCCAAAATCTCAAATTCAGGCGACAAATTGGTAAAAAACAAATGCGAACTGGCAAGATGGTGTAGAGCCCTGGGGATTACAGAGGGAGAGTGCAAGCCCACTCTTAGAACCTAACCTCTTTGGCTCACCCTGGGCTCCCTATCCCTTGCCCTAAACACACAGATTGGTAGAAAACCTGAGAAAGCAAAATACAttgtcaagaaaatgaaaagacaagccacagacaggacaaaaatatttgtcaaacacATATCTGTCAATCACATATCTGTTCCCAGAATGTATAAAACATGTTCAGAACTTATCAATGAGAAAATACGCAACTCAATACAAATATAGGCAAAAGGTTTTCATTGTCACTTAGTCAAACAAGATATATGGCTAGGAAAAAGCAGATAATACGATGCTCAACATCTATAGTCATTagacaaattcaaattaaaaccataatgaaatactaaCACATATTTAGTAGAATGGCTAAAAAAATCAGTTGCTGGCAAGCATGTAGAGCAACTGTAACATACCATGCACAATGGTACAATCACTTTGAAAAGCAGAAGCAGTTTGTCAGTTTCCtataaatgtaaacatacatatacCACGTAACCCAGCAATTCGACTTTtccccaaaaaagagaaaacttgtgTTCACACAAACACCTGTATGTGGATGtgtatagcagctttattcataaccaCCAAACACtgggaacaacccaaatgtccttccatcagtgaatggataaacaaactatggtaTATCTATACAGGAAAACACTATTCAGCAATAacactgatttaaaaacaaacaattaatACAagtaacaacatggataaatctctaATGTGTTTTGCCAACTGAAAGAAACCAGATCAAAAGGCCTCTGTTTTTATAACATGTAAATGTCATATaaccatttatatgacattctagaaaaggcaaagacGTAGAAATTGAAAATAGTTCAATGGTTACTAGGGACTCTAGGTGGAGggaaaaacacaacaaaaggAAAGCATGATGAAAGTTTTTGAGTtgatggaactgttctgtatCATGACTTTGATCATAATACCAGACTTTGTGTATTTGTAAAGCCTCATAAAATTGTATATCACAAAGACCGTATTTTGTGCatgtaagaaaaatttttaaagaatgaaacaaCTTTATAATTTGTCATCAGTAACTATTAAATCTTAACTATGACACATTATAAGTTTCAATTTTATTAAGcgtcatttattttgttttagtgtaTCAACAATAGatcaaacaaaagccaaaatattttcaaactgaggttacaaatgaaaaagaacataaaatgtaCTTTATAACAGCATGATTAGGTCTGTCCCATTGAAAGAAGGTAGtattatatttgaaatatcaGGCTAACCTCCAGTCTCTTTAAGCTAGGAAAAGGATAGTAGTGATTGAAAAGCAGGGGTCAAATGGCACAGAAATAGTTCAGGGTTGTGGATATGCATTACAAGGACAGATTAGTCAGAGTTGACTGGTAGAGTTAAACAAAATTGTAAGATCACTGAGTGGTACAGAGATTTTAAGTAGAAAGAAATAGATTGATTCCAGTAAGCAGTTTGCACCACTGTAATAACTAATTAGATAAACAAGAGGTTGATCAATCAAATTTTAGGAGGGTATTATTCTATAAGCAATTTAAGCAAATTTCTTTACAAAATGGTACTTAGACTACAGAATTAACTGTCAAACTTTtctataaaagaggaaaataactaGGTAAATACATATTGATTACAGTACAGGCTTAAAAGGGAAAATTACTGATAGGCAATGTGCAATTAATCAATAACTAGGAATAGGGAAGTGAAAATTGGAATTCAGTTCAAAGCAGGTTATAACCGATATGGAGATTATAAAGGAATTTGTCAGATATAGGCCAGTTTTATTCAGCATATACAAAGGTTTGTAAAGCATCAAGTTAAGTTTATCCATGTAAGCAGCCTAGTTTAAAGTGACAAAGCAGAGGGCTGAATTATCACTTGAAGTGTAAAGTTTAAgcaaagctttttgtttttgacaacTCAGGGTTGGATGGAATTTTTGTAATGAATAAAAAGCTAACATGTTCAGATGAATTTTCATCTGATCATCTACTATTtgttaaaaaagaacaaaaaataggaCTAGATCTGCCTTCAAATACTCTCTCAATTCTCCATATGTGGGGGAGGCagaggaataaaaaatgaaatgatattatAAGAGTTTATAATAGAATTAAGCATAACTACAGCCTAGATACAAAAGAACCTTGTCATTACAGGGATAATAGAACTCTGAACTTGACAGTGGACGGCAGGCCTCTGAAAACAGtctttaataagaaaaaagtttttggTGAAAAATTCTTTGTTCCTCCTACCATCAGCTCAGCCTTCAGTTATTatcttttctgaagaaaaaaaaaaaaaaaaaaaaaaaaaaaaagatcctaccTTGTCTGAAAGTTTACTCAGCAAGTGTCCTATAGATATCTTCATGAGTTAGACTGTTTTAGATACAGGGGATACAGTGATGAATAAGAAAGACAAAGTCCTTTCCCTCACGGAGCTCACTTAACTAGAAGACAAGTCCAATTACAGACAagtgaatgtataaataaaattagatactTTAGAGTGTTATGTGTAAAGTTGTAAGCAGAACTTTAAATTGCTTTATATAAAATGCCTAGCTGAGAGTGACAACTTAGTGATCATCCAAGAATATtggttcttcttttccttccacccactttccttctctccctttcttcctataTCCCACTGCGGccctttattttccctttattttcatttcctttattttcttgcttGTGTATAATTTCTACTGCTCCTACCCCTCTTCACCTTCCCAAATGAGATTATTCTATTGTGATTTTCACTTTGGGGAATGACTACTCAAAACCAATCTGAATGCTGCAATGGCAACACTTCCTGGAAGAGCCTTTTTAGTTGTGGGTTTGAATTTCACTGAACTGCCCCCATTTCATACACTTATTATCAATctccattattattaatttaatgcTATTCTCAGCGATTAGAATCTATGTGTGGCTTGAGAAATTCTAACAGGAGCAATTCAAGGTCAATGACTTCCTACCCCGAGGGCCACTGAAATATATTTCTCTGTTCAAGTCTGTAGCTGTTCTCCTGAAAAGCAACAAATGATTTTGTCCCCCCTCTTCACATCTCAGttgcattttcatcttttctcagAGAATCTCTTGGATTAAAAGTGTCCAGGAAGCAAGATTGGAGGTTATAGTTTTCCCTTCCATTGACAGTCATGTCACACCATGTGAGGCTGTAATATGGTAGATACTAAAATAGATTTGAATGACCTTTCTGCCTGATTATGACATGCTTTAAACATGCTGCACACCAATTCTTAACATGCATATAAAgaggaaataatatataaacagatATTGATGACAGTGACTTGAgaaagtatataataaaataattccctTCCTTTGAAATGGTTTTATTCCTATGCCTTGAAATGAAAGTATATATATTTggataaaaattagcaaaaatattaTCTTGTTAATTTCAAAATGCCCCCATCTTCCTTTTAGATACTTTATCAACAATATTCATCTTGAATGATTTCTAAAATACTGCAACAAAAGACTTGAAGGTATTcatctccattttctcttctttctaaagaAGTTATATGTCAAATACTTCCATGctttaaataaagacagaagaTTCAGAGTTAAAGACTGATCTGGAAACAAAGGCAAACAGAAGATTTAGACTTAAGGACTGATCTGGAAACAAAGGAGTAATCTGCAAAAATGGGAATCTATACTTAAGTAATAAGCTAATTTTGCTTCAGAAATAGTTTTTGTTTAACCCACTGTACCCATTCCACATAACCATGCATCATTGTAGTCCCCTCCAGGACCATTCAAGCCATGAATCACCATAGCAACTCATCCTAAATAAAAATACCATGACAGTGATTTGGGAGGAAAAGTATAGGTGCCGAACTCAAAGCTATTATCTCTCCACTAAAGTTATGTAACAACTGAAGTCACTTCACGGGTATAAACACTTACAGACGTATATGTTAGTGTCTAAAGAGCTTAGCTAATGAGTCATATTTCACAACCTTGAGCTCCGCTCCAGCCACAGCCCAGTTTGTTGTCTTCACAGTTAATGTTAAGATCTTTACTTATCTTCAATTCACTCTCACTCACCTCTGAGGAAATACGTATACCTTTCCCTGATGTGCTTTCTCTATAAACCCATGTCCTTAtgctccttcaaaaaaaaaaaaatttttttaacagacagaaattttattttatttttagacagagtcttgctgtgtcacccaggctggagtggtggtgcaatctcacctcgatgcaacctctgcctccccagttcaagcgattctcctacctcagcctcccaagcagctgggactacaggcgcccaccaccatgcccagatatttgtttttatttttagacacaaggtttcactatggtggccagggctggtcttgaactcctgaccttgtgatccacctgtctcggtctcccaaagtgctgggattacaggtgtgggccaccgcagCCGGCCAGAAACTCTTTAATTGGAGCTTTTTCCAACTCTAAAACAAAACCCCATTTCCCCCTTATACTCGGTTCCTCAGGAGCAGAGAAGTTTGCAATGATGATCTCAACTCCATATCATCTGGTGACCCCAATTTTGTAGGACTAAGACATTTCCCAAGAGTTCTGCCCCATCAGCCAGTGAGGACGAGGGTTCTTCAGTACGGCTAAGCTCAAGGACACCTAGGCTTGCTTGTAGGTCTGACAAAGCACGGAGCGTTGAACAGATGGCCTGGGACTCCCAGGCCTGGCAGAGTGTTTTCATTGAGGCCCGCCTAGCCTATGCCATTTCATCCAAGTACCCTGACCCAGAGCTCATCTTCCCTGGCATTCTCTGTTATCCACCAGCTCTTCTGTACACCTCGGCTTCTACTTCCATGAACTTGTTGTAAACATCAAAAGGTCCAACGTCCTGGAATGCAGCAGGAGAGTGGGGGTCAGGGCAGCCTCCGAAACCACACCTTCTACCAGTAttgaaagaagagaaagtggGGAAATTCTCCAAAGATCATGAGATGCATCCCAGGCAGTGTTCTCATGTGAGAGGGTAGGAAGGCCAAAAACAAGCTGCTGTAAACCCCTGCCGCTGTCTGGCGCTTCTGAGGACTTGACAAGCGTAGTCGCACAATGCTAGTAGGGCTGGGACTCTTcaacgttttcttctagggccaAGTAGACTCTGTGTAACTTATTTTGTAAGAAATGGGTGTGGTGACAAGAGGGGACACCTTCCGCCCCTGCAGCAGAGTGGtaagactccagcctgggccctgtGCAGCAGACCAGCCCAGAGGCTGTGAGCCACGGAAACTCACCGCACCTGGTGGCCATAGGCTGAAATGTACACTGTGCTCCAGGCAGCCAGCGTCCTATCAACCTGACATTTACCAAACATCTCAACAGCAGACCAGAACTAGAAAACACAGCTTCTGGTAGTAAACACTTACCGTCTGAGACCCAAATAAGGCCCCCCATGTCCTTCAAAACCCAGACTCTACAGGCTGAATGTCCAGCTTCTTCCTCCAAGACGGAACTGCTCTCAGCCCACGAATTCTCTACAAAATCGAAGAGGAAACCCACAGAATCCAAAACCTCATTACATAGCTGGGCTCAGGAAGAAAGCCACCAACTGAAGGCAACTCAGGAGGAagaagccaaggctggcagagTCCCTGGGCCTGTTTCTAAGAAGTCACCTTCCCAACAAGAGCAGAGGTGCCCTTCACCATAACCCCCAGTCCTTTAACTTCTGACTGGGCCAGTGATTCTCCTCCCCAGTCTGCGGCCCACCTGGAAACTGGCTGTGCTACTTTAGGGAGATAGGAAGGACAGGATGGCAAGAGGACACTAGCGAGTGGCTGGGCCAGGCGGCCCCATTTCCTGAAACCAagatggctgctgctgctgcccaagCCCTCAAAGGCGGACAGGCCTCACACGCAgcaccagcacacacacacacacacacaagtaacaAGACCAGGGGAGGGGACCCTGAGTGTCCACTCCACAGGGAGGTTGCTATGTACAGGGACAGGAGGGAGAATCTGGCCAGAGACACCCCCACTGCAGCTCATTCAACCAGGAGATCAAACTGCTCAGCAGCTTCAAACTCGACATTCGTGGCTGCAGCCCACTCATCCAGCTCCGTTTTCAGAATCTCTGGCATCTTCTTCTTTGGTTTCTGTGTCTTGGGTGGTGGAGAGATTCCAGGCGGAGTCGTGTCTGGGGCCCAGGGCTTTGCACCGACCCTGGGGACCTCGGTGAATTTTGAGCACACCACTGGTGAGACTCCGGACAAATCTTCTGCCCCCAGCTGCCCATCGAAGCCAAAGCAGGACCAGCGGCCTGGGGTAGAGTTGGAGGCAGAGCCCAGGGTCTCCAGCCGGCTGTAGGAACGCCTGACTTTCTTAAACATTTCCAAGTCTCTGGCGTCCAGCTTTCTCTCCTTGGAGCTGAACTCAGCCTCAGGGTTGAGCACGGGAGAAGTGTTGGGAGTGGCAGGGACGCTGTATATCTTGGAAAGGTCCTCCTTAGTCAGCTCCCTGCAAGGGGGCTTGTTTTCCTTCTCCAAGAAAAAGGCAATCCTAGGGCTCCTGCGAGGCGAGTGAACAGCTGGGACGTCTACAGCATGGGCCACCATCTTCTTCAAGACGATGGGCTTTCTGATTGCAGCCGCACTGGGTGTCTTCGGCCAGATTTCAGGGGGGGTGCTTCGGAGAACAGAGCCTGATTTCCGTTGGGACTTCCGCACAGACTTAGTAGGAGATGGGGCCCTTGGCCCGGAGCGCTGAACGGCCCCTCCGGACCGCGTTCGCCTCCCAGACATAACTGGGCTCCGTATAGATCTCCTCCAGCACCGCCGCCCCAGGCACACACCAACTGGGAGGGCCACTCGCTGCAAGAAACTTTCGAATTGCTCCTTCAAAATTTTACCTTAATGTATCTCCCTTTTGTGTTATGTCAGAACCTACTTAGGATGAAttacttctattattttaatgatttttttcgtCTCTCTTCTTTCATCTCAGTTTTATTTCCAATTCATCTTATGTACAACATTTAGTTCTTTCTTGGGACAGCTGTATGCAGTTGATAATGCATGTTTATATGTTCCTGTCACTTGAGCTTAAAGACATTTTTCTATATATCCCTTGTCACTTGCTGATTGATATGGCTGACAGATGACATTTTTTAGAAGAAGCATCATCAACTGCTCAAAATATGCTGACATCTCCAGCAGTAAATAATTCAAGACAGTCATGGTTTAGAAAGCACAGTTCCtgcatttataagaaaaagaaaatcataaacttCTAAGAATATGAGAAAGTAGACCTTTATTCAGAGTGCTCTAGAAAATCATCCCAGTACTTTCAGTAAAAATTTGCAAAGAATattactttttccttcatttaaaagatattttctgtGTGCATTTCAATCACTGTCCAAGGCACTCAGGGAAGTCACGGTGAATAAGAAATACAAGAAacttgtttttgtaaaatttacattctttgtgggaaaaataaatataaacaagcaaacaaatatgtaaaaaagataattttgataatgataaatgagaagaaatagaaatgtgctAATAAGTGACAAGCTGTGCAGACATAGTGGTATGCATGTATGTCTGAGGGACAGGGATGTGTAACAGATGCTATTGATGTTCTTCCCTGTGTCTCCTTGGCCTACCTCTGAGATCACCTGCAGCTATGGTAGACTATAGTTCTGAAATTATCAAGTACTGCATATTTTGCCTCATTTTCTGGAGTTTTCTCTGGAATCAAAGGAACATGTTTGACCAGGCACAACTCAGAAGTACTGGAATAGAGTTGACCTCAACCCTTAACCAATGAGGGATGAGAGTTAGTATATGGATATCACAGCCTCCTGCTCTGTTTTAGGTGTGGTCCACAGTTTCTTAGTTTCCCTGAAAGAGTTTGTCCTAATTGTTCAAAGCAGCAGCCTGccaattaaaacacatttttagacttttttcaCTTCCCTGTctcattttcccttctctttcatttttgtttcttggtaTCAACTCCTAAATAAATTACTTACACTCAAATCCTTGTCTCAAGAATTACTTTTGAGGAAAACTAAAAGTAAGATAGTAGGAAGGggata from Saimiri boliviensis isolate mSaiBol1 chromosome X, mSaiBol1.pri, whole genome shotgun sequence includes the following:
- the LOC101034805 gene encoding sororin-like, giving the protein MSGRRTRSGGAVQRSGPRAPSPTKSVRKSQRKSGSVLRSTPPEIWPKTPSAAAIRKPIVLKKMVAHAVDVPAVHSPRRSPRIAFFLEKENKPPCRELTKEDLSKIYSVPATPNTSPVLNPEAEFSSKERKLDARDLEMFKKVRRSYSRLETLGSASNSTPGRWSCFGFDGQLGAEDLSGVSPVVCSKFTEVPRVGAKPWAPDTTPPGISPPPKTQKPKKKMPEILKTELDEWAAATNVEFEAAEQFDLLVE